Part of the Candidatus Latescibacter sp. genome, ATGGAAGAATACCCCGGTATTGCCAGGGAATGGAGGTGGGGACCGACGGGAGCCTTTATATGGTGGCCTGGATTCCATTCACAGACCTGAAAAGCGAAAAGGGGAAGAAGATCATCGAGCTTCTCTATGAAGGGAAGCCCATCCTGGAAGTCGAAAAGAGCGGCGCTGTGCAGGAGATAAACCTTATCCGGATCAAGGACCCCCTTGCCGGGATGAAATAGGCTGATGTTTTCCTTTTTTCGGGTATGTCATTAGATAAGGTTTGTGATCGTATCTTTAGATGCCGAAACAAGTTCGGCATGACACGTGTCATCCTGAACTCGTTTCAGGATCTAAATAATCAGTTGCAGCGCAATATTTTCAATAATTCTTATCAAATGACATAACCGGATTCATTTTTTTTCATGATCCGAAACTGGTCTCACTCCGAGTTCCATCTCGAACCTTTTATGAAACCTTATAATGAAGGATACATCATGAAAAAGCACTTTGCAAGTATGGGCATTCTTATGATTCTGTCAGCAGTTACCGCATGGCCGGCGGATTATTCCCTGAAAAGCGGAGAACACGAGGGCAAGGGGTATCTTCTGCTCGGCGGCGGAGGAATCGGCCCGGCGCGGACTCGGGGATAAAGGAATGCCCCTTACCGATCCCGATAAATCCGACATCAACCGGCTCCTCACCGCGCTCTGTCACCGCGAACCGGACCGTCTGCCTCATCTCGAGCTCTGGGTAACCTCCAAGCCCGTTTACGAATTTGTGCTTGGACGGAGGCTGGAATACGACGTTGAAGATGCACGGGTGGGAGGAATTTCAGTAGCGCCTGAGGATCACGTGGAATTTGCCGGGCGGCTGGGTATGGATGCGGTGCTCTGCAACTTTTCCTGGCGGCCAAACAATATTTTCAAAAAAGCCTCCGACGGCACCGAGCATTATGTCGATGGCTCGGTAAAAACCCGCGCCGACCTCGACAACCTTGAACCGCCCATTCCGCTTCGGGACCAGTTCCGCTATCTGGAGCGCTATCTCCGGGCGGCTGAGAATACCGGCATCGGGGTGGTGGCAAATTTCACCTCTTTTTTCGACAGCGCCATGCTCGCGGCGGGAGTGAACGATTCCTTTCTCCTCTTCTACGATGACCGTCCCTTTCTCGAAGATATCATGGACATCATCCTCGAACACCAGGAGAAGGTGATGAACGGAGTCTGCGCAGGGTTCGGGAACCAAATCGCCTTTTTCATGGTCAATGACGATATCGGATACAATGACGGCCTGATGATAAACCCGGACATGTTCATGGAGATTTTCCCGAACCGTATGAGGCGGTTGATCGCTCCCGCCAGGGACATGGGAAAGCTTCTCCTCATGCACACCGACGGGAAAATGGACCGGATCATGCCGATCCTTCATGAAGTCGGTTTCGACGCCGTGCATCCCATCGAGCCGGAGTCGAACGACATCTTCCAGGTGAAGAAACGGTGGGCGGGCCGTATGGCCCTCATCGGAAATATCCCCACCGTGCTTCTTGCCTACGGTCATAAGGAGGAGATCGAGGAACGGGTGCGGGAATACTGCGTCAATCTTGCCCCGGGAGGAGGATATGTGCTCGGTTCCTCTACAAGCATCATGGACGGCATACCGCCGGAGAATTTTACAGCCATGACCGAAGCGGTACACAAATACGGGCGGTATGGGTCGCTCGGCATCAAGGAGATTACTGTATGAAAACATCTATGAACCGCCGAACATTTTTTCACAAGACCTCTTCCGGAATTGTCGGAATCGGAATGGCCTCTGGCCTGTCGATCCCTGGAACTGTAAACGGCGCGCCGCAGAAGTCGAGTGTGATTTCGGTTCGCAATGAGAAAGCGATATCAGGCCGCAACGTGTGCGATGAAAAAGAGGCGGCGCGCATGCTTGAGAATGCCCTGGGAGCGCTCACCGGCAAAAAAAATCCCAGAGAGATATGGACCGCTCTCGGAGTCAAGCCGAACGATGTGGTGGCGGTAAAGCTGAACTGCAACAGCTCGGCCTATCCGCTCTATTCCCATCCGGAGCTGGTAAACGCGCTCTGTGCAAGCCTCTCCAGCGTCATACCGCCGAACAGTATCATTCTTTACGAACGGTATGGCTCAGAGATGGAAAAGGCAGGATTTAAGGTGAACAAGAGCGATTCCGGGGTGCGCTGCATGGGCGGCGACGACGGCGCAGGATACCATCCCGAAGAGGGGCTTACCCGGATTATCACCGATACCTGCACTAAACTGATCAATTTCTGCTCCCTGAAAGTCCACGACGAGAGAGAATTTCTCACCACGCTCTTTCTCAAGAACCACATCGGCTCGCTTGTACCCGATACCATGCGCAAGTGTCACGGCAACATCGGGATACTGGCTCAAATAAACGCCCGGCCCAGCATCAAAAACAAGACGGTGCTCAACCTCTGCGACGGGCTCCGGGCCACTTTCAAACCGGGGAATCCCTGGTTCTGGTCCGGGATACTTGTCAGCCGCGACCCGGTGGCGGCGGAATATACCGCCTGGCAGGTCATAAATGAGAAGCGAAAGGTGGAAGGTGCAGAGCCGCTCCCTGTTCCTTCATACGTGCAGGCCGCAGATACGGAATTCAAACTGGGAACCTGCAATCCGGAAAGAATCGAGCTGAAAAACATTGTAATGTAGAGAGGGAGGTATGGCGGATCTTACGACCAGCTACATGGGGCTGAGACTGGACAATCCCCTGGTAGTGTCTTCAAGCGGCCTGACCGGAAGTGTTAAGGGTGTACAGAAATGTGCGGACGCCGGCGCCGGAGCGGTGGTTCTCAAATCCATGTTCGAGGAGCTTATCATAGCATATTCCAAGGATCTCGATCTGGATATCCTCCAATCGGAGCATCCGGAAGCATATGAATATATCCGGGCGGAAATCGGCAAGCAGCTCGGCCCCATCCCTTACCTAAGATTCATCGAAGATGTCAGGAAGCATATAAACATTCCTGTAATTGCCAGCGTCAACTGCACATCGCCCCAGTGGTGGCTTCCCTATGCCAGGGATATAGAATCCGCCGGAGCGCACGCCATCGAGTTGAACATATCCCATTTCCCTGAAGGCGCCGGCCGTAACCTGCGTGATGTGGAAAAACTGTATGCCCGGATCACCTCGGAACTCGCCGGTCGGGTAAAAATTCCGGTGGCGGTTAAAATCGGCATGTATTTTACCTCCATCGGAGATGTAGTGCAGGATATCGCAGCCGCCGGTGCAAAGGGAATCGTCCTTTTCAACCGGTACTACACGGTGGATATGAACATCGAACAGAAACGGTTCGTCCCTTCCATGACCTTCAGCTCTCATCAGGAGATGTCTCTCCCCCTCCGCTGGGTCGGGCTTTTGGCGGGAACCATCCACTGTGACATCGCTGCTTCTACCGGCATACACGAAGCCGGGGATGTGATCAAGATGATCATGGCCGGGGCATCGGTCACATACCTCTGTTCGGTTCTCTATTCGAAGGGTATCGCGCATCTTGGGAAGATTCGCGAGGAGCTCGATGCCTGGCTCGACAGCCACGGCTATGCATCGATTGCGGACATCCGTGGCGCCGCGCTGAGGGAAAGCGGAAACCGTGAGATGCTTCTCCGCCGGCTGCAGTATATAAAAACCCTTGACGAGGCTGACAGATACGAGGGATAACCCCTTTAAAAAGCTTATTCCAGCACCAATCCATTCTTCCCGTTTTTGAATGTATAGGTGTAATTCCTGTTTTCTTTTGCAAAGCTCAGAATGAGATTCCCGGCGCCGTCCGTCGCACTTTTGGCGGATTGGGAGATTTCTTTGGCTTCAGTGTCATCCCTGATCGGAAGAATGATAGTGGCGATGCGGGTGTTCTCGCTCCGGGCGGTGGTGAAAGCGCCCGCGCAGGGAATTACTACCATCTCTGCATCCTTCCGAACGGGAGTATAGGAGTGGCTGCCCGGTTTCATGGTAATTTTACCATCGGCAACCGGAATGATCGCCATGACACCCTTGCTGCCCTTGAGGAGGGTAAAATTTTCCTGGGCGGCGATAGTGCAGTCGGAGTGGAAACGGGCCTCGATCTCGGCGCCCGGCGCTGATTTCACCTCGTCGAGCAGCACTGTCACCATGGGTTTGTCGAGAATGATATGCCTTCTCCAGCCTTTGAGATGCTCTTTGGCATAGGCGTTGGTATTATCCATCAGCGTGTAGTCGCGGGCGCCGCTTGTACGGAATTCGAGGATTTTGCCGCCGATCCCGGGGGTCCAGGGCTTGTCCTTGTATTTGGCGGAGAGCTGGTATTCGCCGTTCACGAAGATGAGGTTATGGCCCTCGCTCCCGGCCATGGGGTATTTCCAGCGTATCTCGTCGAAATACTTCTCGTCGTAAAAGTATTTACCGCTCCCGAGGTCTGAGACGTAGGCCTGCCCGCGCCAGTTGACCATAAATTGTCCCGCATCGAGGTGGCCGTGGTGCGGGTCGTCGTTCATGCCTGCCTTGCAGGCCACAGTGACCTTCTCCGGGTCCTTGAAGTCGCTCCGCATGACCGCCCAGTCGATGCCACGGAAATGTTTGGATTTTTGACGGGGTTCCACAGGCTGCACACTGCTTCTCGGCCAGATAATGTCGAACATGTCGCTCCCGGTACCCAGCAGGTAGGCGCGGTAGTACGCGGCATCGGTATCCTTCGTTTCCTCGATGAGCTTGTTGAGGAGGTGCGGGGAGCCGACCACCGCACCGGAGCCGTCGCCGAAATACCCCGTGAGACCGTACAGGGCGAATGTGGCCGGATTGCTTTTAATTTTCGGGTGCCGGAAGAGATCGTACTTGCGGTCGGTAAGACGGTTCAGGGCGTCCATGTAGAAAATGCAGGACCGCATACCGTAGGCCCAATACCCTCGGCCTTCCTGCCAGCCGCCGTCCTGGTCGTAACAGTCGAACATTTTCGTAAGGCGGTTGTAGGTCTCCGCGACGCCGTCCACAAGCTCAGGATTCTCCGTGAGCAAAGCGAGTGAGGCAATTCCGAAGCCGGAGAAACAGATGCCGCACCAGTTGCAGCGGTAGGCGGTGGCCCACCAGTGATAGTCGTAGTTGTTGCGCACAAGGAGGATGGCATTGGAAAGGAGCGCTCCCCGGATGCGGTCGCGCTGGGCATTGGTCAGCCCCGGATAGAGCCAGTCGTAGGCGGTGCCAAGCTCGAAAGACATGTCGCCTGAGCGGATGTCAAAATTGAATGAGACCTGGTCGTCTTTTACACCCCAGGGCCAGACCCGGCTGTAGATGATGGGGAACTCGTGGGCGCGGTAGAGCCAGAGCCGCATATCGCAGAGGGCATCGGCGAATTCGTAAGCTTTCTGGGCGTATTTCACATCGCCGGTCATCTGATAAACGAAGGCAAGGGTCTCAACCGCATTCCGGTCGCCGCCTACCATACGGTCATGTACGCCGTCGGACCAGTACCGGGGGTGTTTCTGCTCGTTGGGAATCTCCATATTCACTGTAGTATCGAGCAGTCGATCGGCCTGTTTCTTAAGACGCTCCATGATGTTGCGGGACTCAGGGTCGTTCTTGATGCGCTCGAGAATGGCGGGTTTATCCGCATCGCTGAAATAGAGGTAGGGGTGTTTCAGCTTGCTCTTATCGATGGCTTTTACCATGTTCTGGGTGGTCACCTGGCCGAATGCAGATAATGACAGGGCAGCCAGGAGGAGAAGGGAAAGAGCGATGACGCGGTGCATGGGGGTTCCTTTCGAAAGGATAGTGATTTTTTCTGTTCCATTCTTTTGTCTGAACCGCGGATAGTCAGGATAGAAGGATGGGCAGGATGTAAGTCCATTCTTGCTCCAGCAATCCCGATAGGGCAGATTACTTCTTCTGCTTGATAAGTCGCTTAAATTCCAGTTTTAGTGCTCAGAAGTTTATAAGAAGACCAATTTCCAAGTTGTAAGCCTCCAGGTAGTTCAATCCCTGAGCGAGATGTATGTCTTCCAGTTTACTGATGGCTTTTAATTCGACAAGAACACGGTCATCAACCAGGAAGTCTGCCCGGCGTGTGCCCACCTGCTGCTCTCGATAGAAGATGGGCATTTCCTGTTCCCGTGCGAATGCCAACCCTTCCTTTTCCATCTCAATGGCCAGACATCGTTGATAAATTACTTCTTGAAAACCATTTCCCAAGGTATTGTGTACCTTCATTGCACATCCAATGATGGAGGAGGTGGTATCCCAGTATTTATGGTTTTCAATCATGAATATTCCACATTATTCTCTGAACCACGGATGGTCGGGATGAACGGATAACCTGGATTAAAGAGTAAATTGCATAAGCGCAAAGCCCATTAAGATAGAATCCGATGGAAAAATTTTATTCTGTCCATCCTTCCATCATAGGTATCAATAGTTCAGACAATATGAAAACAAGCGGCTAAAGTCAAGCAGGAAAGATAAATTGTTTTCTATCCTGCCCATCCTTTTATCCTGCCCATCCGCGGTTCAGACAAACAAATGGTAAAGCGGGAACGTTTTCACTGATAAAACATGTAATCGACAGCTATCCGCTCTTTTTTAATCTCGGTTTGACGAATTCCTGTCTGATGCTTATCTTTCAATGTCCGCACTATGGTAAAAATAATCCGGGAAAGGGGAAAATTTCTTCCCGCCGAGATGTTTATGAAAACAAATCTTCAAATATCCGTCCGCGCCCTGGTTGAATACGTTCTCCGCACAGGAGACCTGGAACCGGCGTTTTCCGGTTCAACCAATCCCGTCGACGCTATCCGTGCGCACCAGAAAATACAGAAGTCCCGGGGATTCGAGTATACCCCCGAAGTAACCATATCGCACCGGGTGGAGACGGAAAAATTCCTGCTCGACATCCAGGGGAGAATCGACGGAATATTCATCTATCCGGACAGAGTGGTTATCGACGAGATAAAAACCACCACCAGAGACCTGGATTCAGTCGTACAGGATGAAAACCGCCTGCACTGGGGCCAGGTGCAAAGCTACGCCTTTCTTTATGCTGTCCGGAACGATCTGGCGGAAATAGAAGCCCAGTTGACCTACTTCCGCCTTGAGACAGGGGAAATGCGTGAAATCCGCCGCTCTTTCCGGAGGGAGGAGTTGGAAAATTTTTTCCAATCGCTCGTTACCCGGTATCTGGCCTGGGCGGAGAAGATTTCCGAATGGCGGCGCGTGCGCGATGAATCCCTGCAGGCGCTGGAATTTCCCTTTCCCGCTTACCGCGCGGGGCAGCGCGCCATGGCGGCCGCAGTCTATACTACCATCAGGAAACGCGGCCAGCTTCTCATACAGGCGCCCACCGGCATTGGTAAAACCATGGCTGCCCTTTTCCCCGCGGTGAAAACTCTCAGGGACGGCCTCGCCTCCAAAATATTTTACCTGACAGCCCGCACCACCGGCAAAACGGTCGCTGAGAGCTCGTTGATGGTTATGAGGGATCATGGTTTGAAACTCAAATCTCTCAATCTGACCGCCAAAGAAAAAATCTGTTTTTGCCCCCGTTCAGCATGCAGCGGCGAAGAGTGCGAATATGCCAGAGGATATTACGACCGGATCCATGAAGCCCTGGAAGAGGCTTTCCGTCAGGATGCATTTCCACGGGAGGTTATCGAAGAAATCGCCGAGAAGCACCGGGTATGTCCCTTTGAGTTTTCCCTCGATCTTTCCCTCTGGATGGACTGTATCATCTGCGATTACAATTATGTTTTTGATCCGCGAGTTTACCTTAAACGGTTCTTTCTGGAAGAGGATGGGGACTATGTGTTCCTGGTGGATGAAGCGCATAACCTTGTGGACAGGGCAAGGGACATGTTTTCCGCTGAGATACGAAAACAGCCTTTTCTGGAGCTCAGGCGAATGGTGAAAAATCAGTTCCCGGAGATTTACCCGGTGCTTGGACGGATAAATACCTGGATGGTCGGCGCCCGTAAACGGTGCGAAGAAAGCAACCCCTTTGCGGAAAAGGAGCCTCCGGATACCCTCTTTCCTCTCCTCCGAAAATTTCTTTCACTAACCGAGCGCTGGCTCGTTCTCAACCGGAAGACTGTTTTCCGCAAGGAGCTTCTCGAACTCTATTTTACTGTACACGGTTTTATACGCATGGCCGAGCGGTATGATGACAGCTATGTCTCCTGGTATGAAAAAAAGGGAGATGATGTTACAGTCAAACTGTTCTGTCTCGATCCGGCCCGTCACCTGAAAGAAACCCTGGAAAGAGGCAGTGCGGCAATTTTCTTTTCCGCCACGCTGACCCCGGCCGATTATTTCCGAAGAATATTCGGCTGCGGGGAATCGGCACGCGAACTGATCCTCTCCTCGCCGTTTCCCCCGGAAAATCTCTGCCTGTTGATTTCTGGCGGCATATCCACCTTTTACAAACACCGTGAGCAGACAAAAGATGCAGTCACCCGGGCCATTCTTTCTCTGGTACGGCAGAAGGGAGGAAACTACCTCCTTTTTTTCCCATCGTATGAATACCTGATGCTCGTCTATGAACAATTTACCTCGGCAAGCCCGGAGACGAAGACCATCCTGCAAACCCCGGGCATGGCCGAGCCGGAGCGCGACCGGTTCATCGCCCGGTTCTCTCAGGATAGCGGTGAGACTCTGGCGGGTTTTGCGGTCATGGGCGGAGTATTCGGCGAGAGTATAGATCTGGTCGGCGACCGTCTTACCGGTGCAGTCATTGTCGGTGTGGGTCTTCCGGCCATCTGCCTCGAACGTGAGCTGATACGGGACTACTTCGCCAGCCGGAGCGGAGAAGGCTTTGAATTCGCCTATCTCTACCCCGGATTCAACAAGGTACTTCAGGCTGCGGGAAGGGTTATCCGCACGGAAAGCGACCGTGGGGCGGTTCTCCTGATCGATACCCGGTTCACCACGGGGCGGTACAGATCCCTTTTCCCAAAGGAATGGCAGCCCATCCTCATGCGGAATGAGGCCCAGTTCGACAGAATCTTACAGCGCTTTTGGAATGGATAAAATATTTTAGACAGGATTGACAAGATGATGCGGTAAAAAAGCATTAAAAGCTCTTTGATTTGACGAAAACCTCACCCGGCCTTCGGCCACCCTCTCCTAAATAGGAGAGGGTAAAGATAAGGTCAGCAGTGAGTTACCCCCTCTCCTGACTAGGAGAGGGGGACAGGGGGTGAGGTTAAAAACACCAAAAAATTTAGATAAGGTTAGTGATCTGAGATAGATGCCGAAACGAGTTCGGCATGACACATTTCATCCAATTCGATCAAATTCTTTTCTTTCGAGCCTTTTGCACAAGTCGAGTAATAAAATTAAGTATTCTCCGATTCCGAAATCAGGTATATATTTCTTTTTCAGATTCGCCTCTTCTGGCACACGAAAATTAACTGCATACAATGATAAAAGGCAAGCTAAGGCTTCCTTGGAGGAAACCCCCATGCACAGAACGAAAAAATGCCTGGATAAACTGGACAGGATGAACAAAGCTCTGCGCCACATCGAACCCGACCGAGTGCCGATAAGCGACTTTTTCTGGGGAAGCTTCATCGAGCGGTGGAAAAAGGATCTGAATCTGCCGCAGGATACCGATATCTACCGCTACTACGACCTCGATTGGATTGTAACCGTCCCCAACATGGATCCCCACATACGGCAGTTTGAGATTCTTAAGCAAAACGATGAGGAAGTCATCGTCCGAACCGGTTTCGGCGCGGTAATCCGGAAAAAATTCGATCATCCCATGCCTGCTTACCTTTCCTTTGAGACTGACACCATCGAGAAGATGGCGGCGTTGCGGTTTGACGATCCCTGGGATGACCGGAGGTTTTTCAGCGGCGGGGACAACCAGGTGGCAGGGATTGGCGACGGATTCAGCCGTAACCTCCCGCCCTGGTTAGAGTCGGTGAAATCGCTCTATTCCGAGTTTCCCGTGTACGGGAGTGTGTGCGAGGGATACGAGACCCTCTGGCGCATCCTGGGTTCGGTGAATGCACTCCTCTGGATCGCTCTCTATCCCGATGAGCTCGGCCGCTTTGTGGAGCGGATCAATGAGTTTTCCCTGGAGCTGGCCAAAGCCCAGATCAAGGCTGCGGATGGGTTGCTCGACGGCATGGTGATCTGGGGGGATGTCGCATATAAAAATGACATGTTTTTCTCGCCGGATTACTGGCGAAAATACTTCAAGCCCGGAGTCAAAGCCATGGTGGAGGTCTGCCACGAGCATAACCTTCCGGTGATCTATCACGGCTGCGGGAACGTCAAGCGTATCTTCGAGGATTTCATCGAGATCGGGGTGGACGCCTACAACCCCCTGGAGGCGAAAGCCGGGCTGGATGTGGTCGATCTCCGCAGGCAGTACGGCCACCGGATAGCGTTCTGCGGGAACATGGATGTAATTGCCTGGGCCAACGAAAGCATGGATAAGCTGAAGAAAACCGTGCTCCGGAAGCTGAGCGCCGCACGGGGCGGAGGATTCATCTTCCAATCCGACCATTCCGTGCCCGATACCATTTCCGGCCAGCGGTATGATTATGTGGTCAATCTCGTGCGGCAGTGCGGAAAATATCCGCTGCAATTCAGGGAAAAAAACGGCTTACTCTTTGTAGACCCTGAAACGAGTTCAGGGTGACGTTGGTCATGCCGAACTAGATCCCCCCTGCCTTCGGCATCCCCCCTTGTTAAGGGGGGAATTCAGGAAGAGGAATTATATCAAATCCTAACAAATGTCTACATAGAAATAGGAACAATTTTCTTTTTCCCCCCTTAATAAGGGGGGTAGGGGGGATAAACCTTTCGAATAGTCATTATTACCGATTTATAATTTTTCATGGACTTCTTTTTTAAGGAGGCACTGGCATGCACTGGTATACCCCGAAAGTAAAAGCAATCTGTTTGCCGATTTTACTGGCGTCTGGTGTGATCATCGTTTCCTGCAGCGGCGGGGGTTTCACTGTAGCAGAGAAAGGGAAGAGCAATTACATCATCGTCTTGAGCGATTCGCCATCTCCCTCCGAGCGGCATGCGGCGCAGGAGCTGCAGAAATTCATAAACCTTGCCGCCGGAGCGGAACTTCCCATAATCGGAGAGAACGATCCCCGTGCACAAAAATCCCCCCGTATCATTATAGGATCTGGGAAAATCTCCGATGCCCTCCTGGCAAAAGGGACACCGGTGGATATCAAAACGCTCGGCGATGAAGGATTTATACTGCGCACCGTTCTGGGGAAGGGTTCCCTGCCTGATGTGGTGATTGCCGGGGGAAGGCTCAGGGGAACCATGTACGGTGTATACACATTTCTGGACCGCCTGGGATTCCGCTGGTACACGAGCCGGGTGACCCGCTTCCCGGAGGGGAAGACACTGAAATCGCCCGCTCTCGATGAGCAGACAATCCCCCCGTTCATGTACCGCGAACCTTTCATCCGGGAGGCGTTCGACGGCGACTGGGCGGCCCGTAACCGGGTGAATTCCGGCGCCGCTGCGCTCGATTCCACACGAGGAGGCAAGCTCGCTGTGCTCGGGGTTCACACCTTCGACCAGCTCATTCCGCCCTCTCTTTTCAAGGAGCACCCGGAATATTTCCCTCTCATCGGCGGAAAACGGGTCACCGGCTATGTCCAGCGCTGCCTCACCAATCCCGATGTGGTGGAGACCGCTGCCAGGAACATGATCGCCTGGATGGACCGTGAGCCGAACCAGCGCATTTTTACCCTCGCCCAGAACGATGTGGAGAAAAACTGCGAATGCCCCGCCTGCAAAAAGATCATGGAAGAGGAAGGCGCCCCGTCCGGGCTATATGTCACCTTCGTGAATAAAGTGGCGGAGATAGTGGAGAAGAAACACCAGGAGAACTATGTGAGCACCCTCGCCTACATGTTTACCGAGAAACCGCCGAAGACGGTGAAACCCTGGAAGAACGTGCTCATCCGCCTCTGTCCCATTTACATGTGCGTGGGGCACCCGTTCACCGAATGCACCTCGAAGGAGACGAAACAGTTCAATGAAACCCTCGCCGGGTGGGGAAAGCTGACCGACCGTATCTTTATCTGGCACTACGCCACCGATTTCTCCAATTATCTCATGCCGTTCCCCAACTTCATCGAATTTACTCAGGCCATCAAGACGTATTCCCAGAGCGGAGTCAAGGGGATATTCCTCCAGGGCGCTTACACCAGCCCAGGGAGCTCCGACGCCGACCTGCGGGCCTGGGTCATGGCGCGCCTTTTATGGAAACCCTCGGAGAATCCGGACGGGGTGGTGAATGAATGGATGCACGGAGTATACGGCAAAGCCTTCGCGCCCATGCGGGCGGTGTACGATCTCATGCACACCCGGGTCAAAGATCCGAACCTTCATCTGCGGATATTCGATGCGCCGACCCGCAATCTCTGGCCGGATTCCATCGTGGCGAGCATGGACAGCCTCTACGGGGCGGCGGAATCTCTGGCGGCGGGCGACTCCACCGCTGTCTACTACGTCCGGAAAAACCGGATGTCGGTCAAATATCTGCAGTTCCTGCGCAATTCCGGCCGTCTGGAAGTGGTAAACGGAGTTTACAAGCCGGTGGAGAACAGGGCTGCGCTGAAAGATTATGACGATTTCGTCCGGTACACCAAAGAATTCGGAGTGACCGGACTCCGTGAAGAGCCGTTCGACTGCAATCTTTTCACCCTTCTCCGTCAGCGGGTGGAAGAGCATCCGGCGGAGACCCTTGAAAACGAGGACCTCCGGGTGGATGTCGTTCCTGACCTGGGGGGGAGGATTGTCAACATCGTCCTGAAGAAGACCGGGGAGAACATCCTGGGGAAAACGGACACGGAGAACTATTTTTACCCGGCGTACGGCGGCTATGACGAATCGACCACCCGCACCTGGCGAAGCACCGGGTTCGCCCAGCCTTACAAGGTTGAAAAGAAAGGCCTCGCCCTGATCCTTACCGGGAAAGAGTATAACGGGCTGGTT contains:
- a CDS encoding DUF4838 domain-containing protein, translating into MHWYTPKVKAICLPILLASGVIIVSCSGGGFTVAEKGKSNYIIVLSDSPSPSERHAAQELQKFINLAAGAELPIIGENDPRAQKSPRIIIGSGKISDALLAKGTPVDIKTLGDEGFILRTVLGKGSLPDVVIAGGRLRGTMYGVYTFLDRLGFRWYTSRVTRFPEGKTLKSPALDEQTIPPFMYREPFIREAFDGDWAARNRVNSGAAALDSTRGGKLAVLGVHTFDQLIPPSLFKEHPEYFPLIGGKRVTGYVQRCLTNPDVVETAARNMIAWMDREPNQRIFTLAQNDVEKNCECPACKKIMEEEGAPSGLYVTFVNKVAEIVEKKHQENYVSTLAYMFTEKPPKTVKPWKNVLIRLCPIYMCVGHPFTECTSKETKQFNETLAGWGKLTDRIFIWHYATDFSNYLMPFPNFIEFTQAIKTYSQSGVKGIFLQGAYTSPGSSDADLRAWVMARLLWKPSENPDGVVNEWMHGVYGKAFAPMRAVYDLMHTRVKDPNLHLRIFDAPTRNLWPDSIVASMDSLYGAAESLAAGDSTAVYYVRKNRMSVKYLQFLRNSGRLEVVNGVYKPVENRAALKDYDDFVRYTKEFGVTGLREEPFDCNLFTLLRQRVEEHPAETLENEDLRVDVVPDLGGRIVNIVLKKTGENILGKTDTENYFYPAYGGYDESTTRTWRSTGFAQPYKVEKKGLALILTGKEYNGLVFSRVITLPSKGTKITIASSLSNTGNQPNIGRLVCRMELNVDPKNAVVWTPEKGGAFKQEKAAEFYRDGASKPSGAWRVESKSGGWIMENSFSPEAIEACHLIADKKANTVSMEILSFERELPPKGKTNITNTWEIIKAK
- a CDS encoding uroporphyrinogen decarboxylase family protein — encoded protein: MHRTKKCLDKLDRMNKALRHIEPDRVPISDFFWGSFIERWKKDLNLPQDTDIYRYYDLDWIVTVPNMDPHIRQFEILKQNDEEVIVRTGFGAVIRKKFDHPMPAYLSFETDTIEKMAALRFDDPWDDRRFFSGGDNQVAGIGDGFSRNLPPWLESVKSLYSEFPVYGSVCEGYETLWRILGSVNALLWIALYPDELGRFVERINEFSLELAKAQIKAADGLLDGMVIWGDVAYKNDMFFSPDYWRKYFKPGVKAMVEVCHEHNLPVIYHGCGNVKRIFEDFIEIGVDAYNPLEAKAGLDVVDLRRQYGHRIAFCGNMDVIAWANESMDKLKKTVLRKLSAARGGGFIFQSDHSVPDTISGQRYDYVVNLVRQCGKYPLQFREKNGLLFVDPETSSG